Proteins encoded in a region of the Primulina huaijiensis isolate GDHJ02 unplaced genomic scaffold, ASM1229523v2 scaffold208160, whole genome shotgun sequence genome:
- the LOC140966873 gene encoding EPIDERMAL PATTERNING FACTOR-like protein 2 — protein sequence MGHSQIPICRYKFRHFLAISFLFLLISSLEGRILSRNGDNKKIVDEDKLSALRPQIGSRPPRCEGRCSSCGHCVAIQVPTNPQSRNNIKNSAEVLVTAFARDDYHSNYKPMSWKCKCGNLIFNP from the exons GGTCACAGTCAAATTCCCATATGCCGCTATAAATTCCGCCATTTTCTGGCAATATCTTTTCTCTTTCTCCTGATTTCAAGCTTGGAAG GCAGAATTCTGTCACGAAATGGTGACAACAAGAAG ATTGTGGATGAAGACAAGTTAAGTGCCCTAAGACCGCAAATCGGGTCGAGGCCACCGCGATGCGAGGGGAGATGCAGTTCTTGTGGTCATTGTGTAGCCATTCAAGTGCCTACGAATCCCCAGTCAAGAAACAATATCAAGAACTCCGCCGAAGTTTTAGTCACTGCTTTCGCAAGAGACGACTACCATTCTAACTACAAGCCAATGAGCTGGAAATGTAAATGTGGGAACCTCATTTTTAACCCATAA